Genomic window (Rhizobium brockwellii):
GCGATCGGCCGTGGGCTGATGTCCAATCCGGCGTTGCTGCTCTGCGACGAGATCAGCCTTGGTCTGGCGCCTGTCGTGGTCCGCGATATCTACGCCGCCTTTCCCAGTATCCGCGAGACCGGCGCTTCGATCGTCATCGTCGAGCAGGACATCGCCCAGGCGCTGAAGGTGGCCGACCGCGTCTACTGCATGATGGAAGGGCGGGTGACGCTCTCCGGCCGTGCCGCCGATCTCAGCCGCGACGACATCCACAAAGCCTATTTCGGGACGGACCATCATGAACTGGCTTGATACCATTCTCCAGGGCGTGCTGCTCGGTGGGCTCTATGCGCTGTTTGCGGCAGGCTTGAGCCTCGTCTTCGGCATCATGCGGTTGGTCAACCTCGCCCATGGCGACCTCATCGTGCTGGCCGCCTTCCTCATTCTGGTCCTGGTGACGACGCTCGGGCTTAACCCGTTCGTTGCTGCTCTGATCGCCATGCCGTTGATGTTTGCCATCGGCTGGGGCTTGCAATATTTCCTGCTCAACCGCACGCTCGGCAAGGATATCCTGCCGCCGCTGCTCGTCACCTTCGGCCTGTCGATCGTCATCCAGAATGGGCTGCTCGAAGGTTTTTCGGCCGATAGCCGCCGCGTCTTTGCCGGTAGCCTCGAGAGCGCCTCGGTCAATCTCGGCCCCGTCACCGCCGGCATCATGCCGCTGATGACCTTCTTTTCGGCGGTCGCCGTCATCGTCTGTCTCAACCAGTTCATCTACCGCACATCCGTCGGCCGCGCCTTCCGCGCAACCTCCGACGATCCGGTGACGGCGGGGCTGATGGGCATCCGGCCACAGCGCATCTTCGCCATGGCAACGGGGCTTGCCATGGTCGTGGTGACGATCGCAGCTCTCTATCTCGGGACGCGGGCCAATTTCGATCCAACGTCCGGACCGTCGCGGCTGATCTATGCCTTCGAGGCGGTGATCATCGGCGGGCTCGGCTCGCTCTGGGGCACGCTTGCCGGTGGCATCATCCTCGGCGTCGCCCAGACGGTGGGCGCTGCGATCAATCCGGAATGGCAGATCCTTGCCGGCCATCTGGCATTCCTCGCCGTTCTCCTGTTCAAGCCGCGCGGCCTCTTCCCGCGCGCGGTGGATTGAGGTGTATCGATGACCATGGCCATTCCCTCCTTCACCGTCGAGACACGCACCAGGGCATCGGGATTGTCAGCTGTCGCGGTCGTTGCTCTCTTGCTGCTTGCCTTTGCCGCACCCTTCATCGTCTCGCGCGGCGTCATCCAGGATCTGTTCTTCATCCTCACCATGCTGGTGCTGGCGCAGAACTGGAACCTGCTTGCCGGTTATGCCGGGCTGATCTCGGTCGGCCAGCAGGTCTTCGTCGGCTTCGGCGCCTATACCATGTTCGGTGCCGTCATCCTTTTCGGCGTTGATCCTGTTGTCGCCATCCTGATTGCCGGGCTGTTTTCTGTCGCTCTCGCCATTCCGACAGCCTTCTTCACCTTCCGGCTCTACGGCCCCTACTTCGCCATAGGCACCTGGGTGGTGGCCGAGGTTGTGCGGCTGCTGCTCGCCCAGTGGAAGGCGCTCGGCGGCGGCACCGGCACCTCGCTGCCGCGCGATGCGACCCGCGACATGATGGGTGTCGGCATGATGCGCGATCTCTTCGGCATGAAGGCTTCCGAGGCGGGCGACGCGCTGACCTACTGGCTGGCGCTGATCCTCGTCGTCGCCACAATCGGTTTCATCTATGGGCTGCTGCGCAGCAAGCAAGGCCTCGGCCTTGCCGCCGTCCGTGACAACGAGCAGGCGGCCCGTGCCGTCGGCGTCGATGCGCGGCGGATGAAGACGCTGGTCTATCTTGCCACCGCCTTCATGACAGGTATCGCCGGGGCGCTGATCTATGTGCAGAAGGCGCGCATCTCGCCAGATGCCGCCTTTTCGGTCACCGACTGGACGGCCTATGTGATCTTCATCGTCGTGATCGGCGGCATCGGCACGATCGAGGGACCGATCCTCGGCGTCATCATCTTCTTTCTCCTGCAGAACCTGCTGGCCGACTACGGCTCCTGGTACCTGCTGATGCTGGGTCTTCTCGGTATCGCCATCATGCTTTTCGCGCCGCGCGGCCTCTGGGGATTGTTCTCCGGCCGCACCGGCATCCAGCTTTTCCCGGTTCGCCGCGTCCTAAAGGGCGGGCCGCTCGATCTCACGCATAGGGGAGGGCCTCATGGCTGACATTACCACCGACGTACTCATCATCGGCACCGGCCCGGCGGGCTCGGCCACCGCGGCCCTGTTGTCGTCCTACGGGATCGAGAACCTGGTGATCAACCGGTACCGCTGGCTCGCCAGTACGCCGCGCGCCCACATCACCAACCAGCGCACCATGGAAGTACTGCGCGATCTCGGACGCGACGTTGAGGATGAGGCCTATATGTTTGCGGCCGAGCAGGATCTGATGGGCGAGAACGTCTTCTGCACCTCGCTCACCGGCGAAGAGATCGGCCGGATGAAGAGCTGGGGCAAACATCCCCTGTCGCGCGCCGAGCACCAGCTGTCTTCGCCGACCCATATGAACGACCTGCCGCAGACCTTCATGGAGCCGCTGCTGTTCAAGACGGCCTGTTCGCGCGGCAGCCAGTCGCGCATGTCGACGGAATATCTGAGCCATGTGCAGGACGAAGACGGGGTCACGACGACCTGTCTCGACCGGCTGACCGGCAAGGAGTTCGCCGTCCGCTCGAAATATCTGGTCGGCGCCGATGGCGGCAATTCCAAGGTTGCGGAACATGCGGGCCTTGCCTTCGAAGGCAAGATGGGCGTTGCCGGCTCGATGAACATCCTGTTCAAGGCCGATCTGTCGCGACTGGTCGCTCATCGTCCCTCGGTGCTTTACTGGGTGCTGCAACCGGGTGCTGACGTCGGCGGCATCGGCATGGGTCTGGTGCGGATGGTCAGGCCCTGGGACGAGTGGCTGATCGTCTGGGGTTACGACATCAACCAGCCGGCGCCTGAAGTGGACGAAGCGCATGCGAAGAAAGTGGTGCGCGATCTGGTCGGCGATCCCGATCTCCAGATGACCATCAAGTCGGTCTCGACCTGGACCGTCAACAATATGTACGCCACCACAATGTCGAATGGCCGCGTCTTCTGCATGGGCGATGCCACCCATCGCCATCCGCCGTCGAACGGCCTTGGCTCCAATACCTCGATCCAGGACGCTTTCAATCTCGCCTGGAAACTCGCCTTCGTTCTGAAGGGGGCCGCAGGCGCGAAACTTCTCGACAGCTATCAGGCCGAGCGCGCGCCTGTTGCCAAGCAGATAGTCACCCGCGCCAACAAGTCGATCGAGGAATTCGGGCCGATCTTCAAGGCGCTCGGACTGCTCGATTCCATCGACCCGGTGAAGATGCAGCAGAACATGGACGCCCGCTGCAACAACACTGTCGCCGCCGAGGAGCAGCGCGCCGCGATCCGCAAGGCGATCGCCGACAAGGTCTACGAGTTCGATTGCCATGGGGTCGAGATGAACCAGCGCTATCGCTCGGGTGCTGCGGTCACCGATGGACAGGCCGAACCTGTATTCACCAAGGACCCTGAACTGCATTGCCAGCAGACGAGCTGGCCCGGCGCGCGGCTGCCGCATGCCTGGCTCTTCTCCGCGACCGGCGAGAAGGTTTCGACGCTCGATCTCACCGGCCATGGCAAATTCACCGTGCTGACGGGTATAGGAGGGCAGGGCTGGGTCGATGCGTCCCGCAGTTTGAGCAAAGAATTCGGCACGGAGATCGTCGCCCATGTCATCGGCCCCCGCCAGCCATGGCAGGATTTTACCGGCGACTGGGCCAATATGCGCGAGATCCGGGACAGCGGCATCCTGCTCGTTCGTCCCGACCATCACGTCGCCTGGCGGCGCGAGGCGATGACCGACGATCCTACGACTGAACTGCGCCGCGTGCTGACAGCAATTCTTGGAAAGTGAGACCG
Coding sequences:
- a CDS encoding branched-chain amino acid ABC transporter permease; the encoded protein is MNWLDTILQGVLLGGLYALFAAGLSLVFGIMRLVNLAHGDLIVLAAFLILVLVTTLGLNPFVAALIAMPLMFAIGWGLQYFLLNRTLGKDILPPLLVTFGLSIVIQNGLLEGFSADSRRVFAGSLESASVNLGPVTAGIMPLMTFFSAVAVIVCLNQFIYRTSVGRAFRATSDDPVTAGLMGIRPQRIFAMATGLAMVVVTIAALYLGTRANFDPTSGPSRLIYAFEAVIIGGLGSLWGTLAGGIILGVAQTVGAAINPEWQILAGHLAFLAVLLFKPRGLFPRAVD
- a CDS encoding branched-chain amino acid ABC transporter permease, encoding MTMAIPSFTVETRTRASGLSAVAVVALLLLAFAAPFIVSRGVIQDLFFILTMLVLAQNWNLLAGYAGLISVGQQVFVGFGAYTMFGAVILFGVDPVVAILIAGLFSVALAIPTAFFTFRLYGPYFAIGTWVVAEVVRLLLAQWKALGGGTGTSLPRDATRDMMGVGMMRDLFGMKASEAGDALTYWLALILVVATIGFIYGLLRSKQGLGLAAVRDNEQAARAVGVDARRMKTLVYLATAFMTGIAGALIYVQKARISPDAAFSVTDWTAYVIFIVVIGGIGTIEGPILGVIIFFLLQNLLADYGSWYLLMLGLLGIAIMLFAPRGLWGLFSGRTGIQLFPVRRVLKGGPLDLTHRGGPHG
- a CDS encoding FAD-dependent oxidoreductase → MADITTDVLIIGTGPAGSATAALLSSYGIENLVINRYRWLASTPRAHITNQRTMEVLRDLGRDVEDEAYMFAAEQDLMGENVFCTSLTGEEIGRMKSWGKHPLSRAEHQLSSPTHMNDLPQTFMEPLLFKTACSRGSQSRMSTEYLSHVQDEDGVTTTCLDRLTGKEFAVRSKYLVGADGGNSKVAEHAGLAFEGKMGVAGSMNILFKADLSRLVAHRPSVLYWVLQPGADVGGIGMGLVRMVRPWDEWLIVWGYDINQPAPEVDEAHAKKVVRDLVGDPDLQMTIKSVSTWTVNNMYATTMSNGRVFCMGDATHRHPPSNGLGSNTSIQDAFNLAWKLAFVLKGAAGAKLLDSYQAERAPVAKQIVTRANKSIEEFGPIFKALGLLDSIDPVKMQQNMDARCNNTVAAEEQRAAIRKAIADKVYEFDCHGVEMNQRYRSGAAVTDGQAEPVFTKDPELHCQQTSWPGARLPHAWLFSATGEKVSTLDLTGHGKFTVLTGIGGQGWVDASRSLSKEFGTEIVAHVIGPRQPWQDFTGDWANMREIRDSGILLVRPDHHVAWRREAMTDDPTTELRRVLTAILGK